In the genome of bacterium, the window ACGGTTACTTCTTCCTCAAGATCTTGGACGCGTTTTCAGGCATTCCCGGAAATGCCGGATGAACCTTATAAATCAAGGCTTTCCGCACGGTGCAGCGCCCGGGAAGAGCCGTGGCGACGTCCAGGGGCAGATCATGCCGGGGGAGAAGAGAGCAGCCGTGTCCACGCGCCTCACGCCGGTCCCGGCCGGCCGCCCGACATTTCTCGATGTGGCGCGGTGCGCCGATCTGCGTACGCTCGAGGCCGATGTCGCCGTGATCGGCGTACCCTTCGGCGTGCCCTATGATCTATCTATCTCCGCCAGGCAAAGCCTGACTCCGGCCGCCGTGCGCGCGCAGTCCATGGCCTACGTTCCCTGGTACGCGACCCATTACGATTTCGAATTCGGCGGAGACCTGTTCGCCGGACGATCCGTTCGCATTGTTGACTGCGGCGATGTGGCGATGGTCCCGGGGCGGTGGGGCGAGAACTCGCGCGCTACGACCGAGGCGATCAAGGAGATCCTTGGCCGCGGCACCGTGCCGTTCGTCATCGGCGGCGACGATTCGATCCCGATCCCTGTGCTCCGCGCCTACGGGGAGCAGAAGCCGATGTGTCTCGTGCAGATCGACGCGCACATCGATTGGCGCGACGAAAGGGAGGGCATCCGGGAAGGGCTTAGCAGCCCGATGCGGCGCGCGTCCGAGATGCCCTGGATACGCGGTATGGCGCAGATCGGAATTCGGGGATTCGGCAGTGCCCGGCGCCCAGAGTTCGACGACGCGCGCACCTATGGCTCGGCGCTGATCGGCGCCGCGGAGGTTCACGGCGCCGGCGTCGAGGCCGCGCTTCGCCGGATTCCTGCCGCGGACCGGTACTACATCACGCTCGATGCCGACGGGCTCGACCCATCGATCGCCCCTGCCGTGGCCAGTCCGGCGTTCGGGGGCCTCACGTACGACGAAGTGACGGGGCTGCTGCGCGGCGTCGCGGCCCGCGGCCGCGTGGTTGGGTTTGACGTGGTGGAGATCGTGCCGGATATCGACGCCCAGTACATGACGTGCCGCCTCGCCGTCCGCCTTATCCTGAATCTGGTCGGAGCGCTCGCGCACACCGGCCAGCTCGGCGGTTTGCCCCGCCAGTAACCGGTCATTCCGGCGAGGCGTTCGAAATCGCGAATGTGCCGGAGATCCCAACGGCAACCGCGGCCGTGAGCATGATGAGCGGGTGTTCGTACCCGCCCTCCGATACCCAAAACTTCGGCCAGTGGAATCCCGCGATTCGCCATCAGCATCGCCGCCGCGATCGCGATCGCCCCGAGAGGCGACGAACCCGGACGCGACCTGGAATCCCGGTCCCCGGAACCAGCCCAACGACTTCTGGGTGCCGTGACCGATCATGAGAAGACCGAACACCACCCGAAGGATCACGAGGCTGAGATCCATGATCGCTCCCCTTCCTCGTCGTCAGAGGACGATCTCATCGATGTAGCACCACCGCCAATCCTCTCCGGGCTCGAACGATTGGATGATCGGATGCCGCGTCGCGTGAAAGTGCTTCGTCGCGTGACGATTCTTCGAGTCATCGCAGCATCCGACG includes:
- a CDS encoding agmatinase, with translation MSTRLTPVPAGRPTFLDVARCADLRTLEADVAVIGVPFGVPYDLSISARQSLTPAAVRAQSMAYVPWYATHYDFEFGGDLFAGRSVRIVDCGDVAMVPGRWGENSRATTEAIKEILGRGTVPFVIGGDDSIPIPVLRAYGEQKPMCLVQIDAHIDWRDEREGIREGLSSPMRRASEMPWIRGMAQIGIRGFGSARRPEFDDARTYGSALIGAAEVHGAGVEAALRRIPAADRYYITLDADGLDPSIAPAVASPAFGGLTYDEVTGLLRGVAARGRVVGFDVVEIVPDIDAQYMTCRLAVRLILNLVGALAHTGQLGGLPRQ
- a CDS encoding UBP-type zinc finger domain-containing protein — translated: MAATTCRHLDQIRRVSPSGTGCKECLEMGDTWVHLRLCLTCGHVGCCDDSKNRHATKHFHATRHPIIQSFEPGEDWRWCYIDEIVL